The DNA sequence ACCAATGAACATTGCGTAAATAGAAAGCACGGGCATCATCATCATGGCGCCAACGAATCTTGGCACGACAAGAAATTTTATTGGATCTATTCGCATTACTTTCAGCGCATCTATTTGCTCCGAAACATTCATCGTTGTCAGTTCGGCTGCGATGGATGAACCAACTCGTCCGGCAACAATGATGGCTGCTGTAATTGGACCAATCTGTCTAATGAGCGCCAGTGAAACAACGCCGCCAATGGCCGATTCGCCGCCAAATTGCACAAGCTGAATAGCAATTTGCAATGACATGGCAAGACCGGTAAATAGTGCCGTTAAGCTGACAATAAGAAATGATTTGACGCCAATGAAGTACGCTTGGCGAATTGATTCTTGCCAATCGATTTGCAATCGCACCAAGTAATAAAAAGTTTTGGCAATGACGATGCCGACTTGTCCGGCTAGACGAACGCCAATACTAACCCAATCTTCAACTAGAAGATAAGGACTTGCTGCAAGTTTTTTTGCATCTGATGCTTGCATTGTTTTAACTCGCGTGCATGGGGCTAAGAGCGGTAATAATGTAATTAACAATGAAAATAATGGTCATCGTCCAAACAACGGCACGAGTGGTGGCGTGACCAACATCTTCAGCACCGCCCCTTGCGCTCAGACCAATTGAGCAAGAAAAGAAGATGATGATAGTGGCAAACACCACTGATTTGACTATGTGTGTAATGAAATCAGTGCCGACCACTGTTTGTTTGACGGAGTCTAAAAATGTTTCCGGAGGGATATTTGCTTTTACTTGTGCAATGAAAATAGCGCCGCCCAATCCGAGAAACATTGAATAAATGGAAAGTGCAGGCATCATTACCAGTGCCGCAAGAAATCTTGGAACAACAAGAAACTGTACGGGGTCAACGCGCATGATTTTCAAAGCATCGATTTGCTCTGATACCACCATGCTGGACAATTCCGCTGCCATCGCTGAACCTACTCGACCGGCGACCATAACGCCGGCAGTAATTGGTCCTATTTCGCGAATAAGTGCGAGCGCCACAACACCGCCAACAGCAGTGTCGGCTCCAAAAGCTGCCAACTCTTTGGAAATTTGCAGAGACATGGCAAAACCGGTAAACAAACCGGTAACGCCGACCACATAAAGCGAACCCAATCCAATCATATTAGCTTGGCGGAAAGCTTCAGGCAGACTAAGTTCGCCACGAAAGATATAGCGCATTGTCTGCAAGAACATTATTGTGGCTTGTCCCACAAGTTCTAAAACAATGCCAAAGTATTTGTCGAGCAACGCAAGAGGGTTGGCGACAGTAATGCCGTTAGGTCTATCCATGGGGATATTCATCGCCATCATTGTATTGCTTGTTGGAAAAATTTTCCCCTGGCTGCCAAGGTGTGGTAGTAAAGAGGTTTGGCACCTCAGTGGGGAAAACCGCCCGGTCAAACCCGCAAACTACCGCCAGATTGGACTTTTTGAAACTTGGCATGGTGGTTTTCCCAGTGACTTTTCCCTACCTGAAGCTTAGACTCAATCACCTTGGACTAAGTTCCAAATGACGTCTTTGGCTAGGCGTTGGCAAACAAAGGGCGACTCTGAATGAAATCAATGTACGTACGGGATGTTTATAGCGAAAGCGCAATACGCGAAAGCGGATTTGACTCCCGTACAAGTCGCACCCTTTCCAAGGAAGCCTCTGAATTGGATGAAGAGGCGCGCAAGTATCTCGAGCCCACATTGAACTCTCAAGATAAGCTGGCAATGACCGCCGCTGCCTTTATCGCCGGGTCGCCCCTGGGTTTCCTTGGCCTCGGCATGACCTTTTTCTTCTGTGATGAAATGGACAATCGCAGGCGCGAAGAATATATGCGCAACATGTCGTTTAACGATCACCAACAATTTGCTTTTAATGCAATTGCTTTTAGAGCGGCATTGGCGGATGCCAAAGCAAAAGCCAGTGCGATCCCGATTGAATTAACAGGCGCCGATCGTTTGGTCAGTATTAAACCAAGAAAACTGACATTGGTAAAAGACAACGTCGTAAATATCGACACTCGCCGCGGCAATCGCCCATATTTTGCACCGAGCAAAAATTTGCGGGAAGCGAATAAGCTAATTAAGCGCAAAGAATTTTTGGCTGATCAAATTAAGCGTTTGAGCCAAACACAAAACTATCACGCTGTTTGCCGTCTGGCATCCGAAGTTGAATTGCTGGATAAGGCCATTAAGCGTCTGGGCTACTAGGTGTTGCCTTGAGAGAATTTAACGAGTCAGCATCTCATAAAAGAACAGTTGCCGACGGATTCGTTCGCGAAATTTTCAGTCAGGTGGATGAATACAAGGAAATTTCCCGCGGCAAGAGCTGTCATTCAGGTGCTGGAAAAGACTGTACAGAGACATTGAAAAACGTCTTTGACCGTTATGCTCCGGCTCCGGATTCGGAATGCAAAAAGGTTGTAGTGGATAAGCAGCAATTCTTGGACGACTTGAAAAAGGAAAGCGCTACATTTGCAGCAAAGCTAACACCTCTGCTTAGTTGGGTGGACAAAATCACAGTTGATGGCGATGTTATTGACTTGCACTTTGATTGCAAGCGAGAGAAAGATAAGCCGCAATGGTTGAGAGAAGGTACACTGGCGGCCGACATTTCTACTCACGGACTTTTCATTCCGGAACACTTACGCTGTCAATTTGTAACTGTAGACGGAAAGACGCACTTAACCGGTCTTAAGGGATTGGAGATACCGGTGACTGTAGCTGATGTACCAATAAACATCGACAAGATTGCTCTACGTAGTGCTCGTATATCTGTTGTCGGCGATCGTCTCTGCTTTGAAATTTTAGCTAAAAATCCCGCGCCTTTCTTAGGCAAATTCCTACCTAAGCATAGACAAAGGCCGGATCCCATACCGTCCGTTGTGTACGTAGACGACGAAGGCAATCTAGAAATGCGCGAGACCTGGCGCAAGCCGGAGTAGTAGTATCATTGTCATGCTCGTTTGTAGGGGCGCATTGCATGCGCCCTTGTTCGGAATGTCAACGCAAGTTGGTTATGCTACATTGGATAGTAAGAGGTTGGAAAAAGAGAAGGGTTTACATCGTAAATCCTTCTCGATGACGGACTAGGATTTGTCGCGATATCTTTCCAGTCGCTCGCTTTCAATTTGAGCGTAGTTATCTATGGCATGCTGGTACTTTTGTTCCAGCTTGTCTTGAAGTCCGGCTTCTTCGATTACTTGGTGCATTATTTCGAGGTTGTGCCATACATGCACTTCAGTTGCGTCCATTTTCGATCGGTTAACAGCTAGTTGGAAATCGGCGTGTTTGCGATTGAAGAGTTGAAACCAGTTTGATCTTCCTAAAATTGGCATAGTTATATCCTCTTGTGACTTACGGTTTGGTCTTCGATGAAGCGGCAAATTCGAAAAGCTCTTGCAGTTTGGAATTATCGAATTGGGCGTATCTGAAAAGGAAGTAAGGCACGTTCCCGCCGCCCTTGTAGGCGTCGCGATATTGTTTGCAGTGTGCCATTCCCTCTTCGAAGATCTCCCGCGCTTTCTCACGTTGTCCCGAGCATGTATAGGTAATTCCAAGATTCCCATAAATCGTGGGCAGCTCTGTAAGCTCGTTGATGTTATCCGCAGTTGTTGCCTGTCGACGTTCGCTGAGTGCTCTTATGTATGAGGCTATTTCCTGCCGCTGATCTCCTTTTTTGGCATAATACAGTGCCAATCGATTGTAGAGTTGGGCAAGTCTCAGGCTGTGAGTGCCGTTGGTTGATTGCAAAATCGCAATTGCTGCTTGCAAATTTGATATTGCTAGATCAATTAAGTTTGCGTTGTGGTCTTTTGTTGCTTGTTCCCACAGCTTTCGAGCTTCGATCACTTCCTTCGTCTCTTGTGGTTGTGACTGAGTGACCGGATTGGTCTGAGTTGCCGCATTTGTGTTGCCGGAAATAGTGAATGACAGGCGATCGCCTTCCTTGTGGGTGACTGAAACTGTCTGTCCGCAACCGATTGCATTGTTGATGATGCCGGTGCCTAAGGGCGCGCTTAGGTGTTTGTTAAGCACGCGCTTAAGATTGGACACGTTGCCCTTGCTCTTAAGAGCTTCGCTGAGTACAAACTCTCTTGCGCTTGCATCTATTTCAAGATCGAATTTCCTTTCGCCCAAACTGCTGTGCAAATGTTTTTCCAGATCGGTAATTTCCACATCGACAATTTTTCTCATGCTTTCGCGTGTGAGGTGAGAGAAAACCACCAGCGCGTCGATTCGATTGCGAAACTCCGGAAGGAACCGTTCTTTCATGCATTTATCGATTAGAGAGCCGATTTTGGACTCGTTCAAGACCTCTGGTTCTGTTGCACCTAGTCCTATAGGTCTAGACATTTCCTTTTCAACACGATCCATGCCTAGGTTGCTGGTCATGATGAATATGCATTGACCGTAGTCCACCTTTTGGTTGTTGCCCATGGTGGCATTTGCAACGTCCAGAATAGACAAGAAGAGCTGAAAGAACTCGGTGCAGGCTTTCTCTATCTCGTCAATCAGCACAATCGTCACATTGGCACTTGATCCCTTTCGTGAAGTGATGAGGTTGTGGGATGAAAGCAATGCTGATGTATCCATCACGCCTTCCGGTATTTTTTCGTTGGGTTTTTGATAACCTACCCATTGAGCGGAGGCGCCGACAAGCTTTGTAAGGTTTGCCTTATCGATGTAGTCGCCGCCGTCAACTTTTATGTAGGCATCTCGTCGCCCATGAAAATACTCGGCTAATCTCTGGGCACAAAGAGTTTTTCCAACACGCGACGGGCCGGCGAACATCAATGTGCAAATTGGCTTATTGAGATCGCGAATCGGATTGAGATGTGCTCTGTAGGCGCCTACAAGTGCTTCAATTGCCTTGGGTTGGCCGATAATTCGCTCGCTGAGCCATTCTGCGAATTGTGTTTCTTTTTCGCTTGGTTGGTATAGGTCGACCTCTCTAGGCTCACAA is a window from the Candidatus Obscuribacterales bacterium genome containing:
- a CDS encoding ABC transporter permease, which codes for MQASDAKKLAASPYLLVEDWVSIGVRLAGQVGIVIAKTFYYLVRLQIDWQESIRQAYFIGVKSFLIVSLTALFTGLAMSLQIAIQLVQFGGESAIGGVVSLALIRQIGPITAAIIVAGRVGSSIAAELTTMNVSEQIDALKVMRIDPIKFLVVPRFVGAMMMMPVLSIYAMFIGIFAGMVIALVYADVSFGVFLDSAKAMVIDQDFFVHFLKAFINAAIVIFYSCAIGLNTRGGAADVGNAVTRSVVWSMTVMFIVNYIVTDLTYEGPR
- a CDS encoding ABC transporter permease, coding for MDRPNGITVANPLALLDKYFGIVLELVGQATIMFLQTMRYIFRGELSLPEAFRQANMIGLGSLYVVGVTGLFTGFAMSLQISKELAAFGADTAVGGVVALALIREIGPITAGVMVAGRVGSAMAAELSSMVVSEQIDALKIMRVDPVQFLVVPRFLAALVMMPALSIYSMFLGLGGAIFIAQVKANIPPETFLDSVKQTVVGTDFITHIVKSVVFATIIIFFSCSIGLSARGGAEDVGHATTRAVVWTMTIIFIVNYIITALSPMHAS
- a CDS encoding AAA family ATPase, giving the protein MLQLIRMLLKKRTTKSAEKIEATTAPPPSPNPNGDSTAEAEPDVPAEIAVTAPEISELTTIDSAAVITPPPLPQICEPREVDLYQPSEKETQFAEWLSERIIGQPKAIEALVGAYRAHLNPIRDLNKPICTLMFAGPSRVGKTLCAQRLAEYFHGRRDAYIKVDGGDYIDKANLTKLVGASAQWVGYQKPNEKIPEGVMDTSALLSSHNLITSRKGSSANVTIVLIDEIEKACTEFFQLFLSILDVANATMGNNQKVDYGQCIFIMTSNLGMDRVEKEMSRPIGLGATEPEVLNESKIGSLIDKCMKERFLPEFRNRIDALVVFSHLTRESMRKIVDVEITDLEKHLHSSLGERKFDLEIDASAREFVLSEALKSKGNVSNLKRVLNKHLSAPLGTGIINNAIGCGQTVSVTHKEGDRLSFTISGNTNAATQTNPVTQSQPQETKEVIEARKLWEQATKDHNANLIDLAISNLQAAIAILQSTNGTHSLRLAQLYNRLALYYAKKGDQRQEIASYIRALSERRQATTADNINELTELPTIYGNLGITYTCSGQREKAREIFEEGMAHCKQYRDAYKGGGNVPYFLFRYAQFDNSKLQELFEFAASSKTKP